From a region of the Tenggerimyces flavus genome:
- a CDS encoding type II toxin-antitoxin system VapC family toxin, with protein sequence MPYLLDSNVVSELGKSLPDPRLLAWYDEVSSHDLYLSALTVGEIRLGVETIRRRDPHRSRRLSEQLAVLRRSYADRIVPVTSDIADEWGRLSSPDRLPVVDGILAATALLHDWTFVTRSTKDVERTGVRLLNPFEA encoded by the coding sequence GTGCCGTATCTCCTCGACAGCAACGTTGTCTCCGAGCTCGGGAAGTCGCTTCCGGACCCGCGGCTGCTCGCCTGGTACGACGAGGTGTCGTCCCATGATCTCTATCTGAGCGCGCTGACGGTCGGCGAGATCCGGCTGGGCGTCGAAACGATTCGGCGGCGAGATCCGCATCGGTCGCGGCGGCTCAGCGAGCAGCTGGCGGTGCTGCGCAGAAGCTATGCCGATCGCATCGTTCCGGTGACCAGCGACATCGCCGACGAGTGGGGTCGGCTGAGCAGTCCCGACCGGCTGCCCGTCGTGGACGGCATCCTCGCGGCGACCGCCCTCCTGCACGACTGGACGTTCGTCACCCGCAGCACGAAGGACGTCGAGCGGACCGGCGTACGGCTGCTCAACCCGTTCGAGGCCTGA